A region from the Salvelinus fontinalis isolate EN_2023a chromosome 23, ASM2944872v1, whole genome shotgun sequence genome encodes:
- the LOC129820754 gene encoding uncharacterized protein LOC129820754, whose amino-acid sequence MAEETLGKTVKELKQERTLAKSAFTKQANFLSRGAKHMTKSELREEFKKLMSEARKVSETNDEYRAGLLADIEAETDEGEEADLSKQQQTELEKTFQECEVRLDEVRGMIQSNLWPRYGEDEVKSAIKEAETACDGVAQIPVMAVNRDGFELRWDGAKAQVQDAITSLAEWEMWIPVAEKEWLEARVKDLKAFRNNLEARRAEFLTAQRIADEDKDRGRVLQMPMPAPHPTLRIKPTCLPRFSGYKRNFHRWRRDWESLQKQGEPTGSVEVKKIQLIDSVDERMCRDLRLSTYNTAEDMFRVLENRYGNKSTIALEIIEDLEKVPALRANQPRKVIDMIQTIEKALDDLTELGGTGAINNPLVIRSIESKLPDNIKRDWLVFMVNPRNNVTPDNHFENLLKFLKTQEEILEKLEQLGVSEKPEKKYACVERKNASTRSTRKGGCVVCGDEKHREKIFFCKRFKELKPVEKLDAVEKLGACKRCLVCHGEDDECKDTYLCRKRDCKKDHHFFLCLKGDFKRSDSDRRQSNVRRYTLTEEQEELVSKLSPEMAEKFKKAFTNATAKTNCVENNQLGVTESSAVEELPVILMLLKVTANAGQRIGTLIDLASDTNYITHRAARRLNLRSENITLVVHGVGGMAMKVRTRRYLLRVRVKTPIGTERAHELICYGLNEIAKVHRVIKPEQLKKFFPEVNLGDLSRPESIELLISHREGRLAPQRVKVIGDLVLWEGPLGKTVGGAHPDLFEEVDIAAHRSETHFARSMKATAVKYQEIAKLFTAETKGTVAHREFLDWWKWDSIGAACDPKCGGCRCGNCQPGGKEMTLSEERELEIIRKGLTYIKADAHSDELHWDTKYPWIQDPSSLPDNRSGVEATFLRTEKQLKKEPEWRIAYTAQVHEMVERRAAKKLTKELIASWKGPVWYVSHLVAANLHSLTTPVRLVWNSSQKFRGVSMNDLLLKGPDVLNPIRAVLLRFRRGVNAALGDIKKMYNSVWLEDLEMHLHRFLWRDTEEEEIEEYAITRVNIGDRPAGCIAQLAMRETSKLPMFAHLEEERRILEEDTYVDDILTSHNDLQKLDQNTKSVEEILKAGGFVLKPWVRSDQSGRQEIVPGEQGAQSSTALILPNQMREGYNKALGVGYLVEEDRLYLMTSINFSKRKGKMRVGQNLLDEEVRGKTPNPLTRRELLSQVASLYDPIGLVTPAKQKGAILVRKAFQEAGGKTLNRDTWEKPLSENLREEAIQFFEEYTRLGQITFHRSLTPANWIGKPWGITFSDGSDKSYGAVVYLRWETQQGIKVRLVESKAKLTPLDQKGEPVKAEICGAVYAARLRKVGEIQKSTSIEDWWWIPGSLNSADIITRGAAPEDLQEDSMWQDGPAFLRKPVKEWPHKSAKEIAAYAKEGINKLRRKAFSAALTRAQVKRNQSDTQQNKPDEPKTRIRRSPAGSAVTKLIDIRKFSNLTRLIRVIAWVWRAATRWKEILTKNSASDKPKWEDALTTNWRYRAKQAVLTVGECEDALRDLFLAAQEGITFQDTTLNRLAVYRDKETGLLVCGGRFQIFDEDETAVPILPYEAWISTLLAQEAHGANHEEIAGTLLRMRKKAWVIKGRKLAKKRVDNCVVCRKARARKCQQIMSDLPSERITPARPFEYTTVDLFGPYEVKDEVKKKTKLKVWGIVFCCMVSRAIHTDVVSDQSTEGFLLAYQRFTALRGHPKKLWSDPGKNFVGARPALKELYIFLDQLGKSELENEASKHGTEWSWKIHPADSPHRNGAAEAAVRTVKRALHNLGGEGLFTWSEFQTFLYTAANLANERPIDARTQSREDCIEYISPNSLLLGRIGPRGDLGCFDFESYPYKRLRAIQTEVDRFWRKWSQLAGPNLFVRSKWHTTHRNAAVGDVVWLADQNAWRGHYKLARVISVNIDKKGIVRDVHVRTFPSYPVPTVKPAQEKSKTLSTKIPATVLHRDVRRIIVILPVEEGRA is encoded by the exons ATGGCGGAGGAAACTCTTGGGAAAACCGTGAAGGAGCTGAAGCAAGAAAGAACTTTGGCTAAGAGTGCTTTTACCAAGCAAGCAAACTTCCTTAGCAGAGGTGCAAAACACATGACTAAGAGCGAACTGCGAGAGGAGTTCAAGAAGCTCATGTCGGAGGCAAGGAAGGTCAGTGAGACAAATGATGAATACAGGGCTGGACTTCTGGCAGACATTGAAGCTGAAACCGATGAGGGTGAAGAAGCTGACCTGAGCAAGCAGCAGCAGACTGAACTTGAGAAGACATTCCAAGAATGCGAAGTACGATTGGATGAGGTCAGGGGGATGATCCAGTCCAACCTATGGCCTAGATACGGGGAGGACGAGGTGAAGTCTGCAATCAAAGAAGCTGAGACCGCCTGTGATGGAGTTGCTCAAATACCTGTTATGGCTGTAAATAGAGATGGCTTCGAGCTACGGTGGGATGGTGCGAAGGCACAAGTCCAAGATGCAATCACAAGCCTAGCAGAGTGGGAGATGTGGATTCCAGTAGCAGAAAAAGAATGGCTGGAAGccagagtaaaggatctgaaagcATTCAGAAACAACCTTGAAGCAAGGAGGGCAGAATTTCTCACAGCGCAAAGAATTGCGGATGAGgataaagacagagggagagtgctGCAGATGCCCATGCCAGCTCCACATCCGACACTGAGAATAAAACCAACCTGTTTACCCAGGTTCAGTGGGTATAAAAGGAATTTCCATCgatggaggagagactgggagagtctACAGAAGCAGGGGGAACCAACAGGCTCAGTCGAAGTAAAGAAGATCCAACTCATTGACAGTGTAGATGAGAGAATGTGCAGAGACCTCCGTTTGTCTACTTACAATACTGCTGAGGACATGTTCAGGGTGCTTGAGAACAGGTATGGAAACAAGTCTACAATTGCCTTGGAGATAATTGAGGATCTGGAGAAAGTTCCTGCTTTAAGAGCAAATCAGCCAAGGAAAGTTATCGACATGATCCAAACTATAGAGAAGGCACTGGATGATCTCACAGAGCTTGGAGGCACAGGGGCCATCAACAACCCTCTAGTGATCAGATCCATAGAAAGCAAGTTACCTGACAACATCAAGCGGGATTGGCTTGTCTTCATGGTTAACCCGAGGAATAATGTCACGCCGGACAATCACTTTGAAAACCTTCTTAAATTCCTGAAAACACAGGAGGAAATTCTTGAAAAATTAGAGCAGCTGGGAGTGAGTGAAAAGCCAGAGAAGAAATATGCTtgtgtggagagaaaaaatgcgTCCACACGTTCCACAAGGAAAGGCGGCTGTGTTGTCTGTGGAGATGAAAAGCATAGAGAAAAGATCTTCTTTTGCAAGCGTTTCAAAGAACTGAAGCCGGTGGAAAAGTTGGATGCTGTAGAAAAGCTGGGGGCCTGCAAGAGGTGCTTGGTCTGTCATGGAGAAGATGATGAATGCAAAGACACTTACCTGTGCAGGAAAAGAGACTGTAAGAAAGACCatcatttctttctttgtctGAAGGGAGATTTCAAGAGAAGTGACTCAGACAGAAGACAATCCAATGTGAGAAGGTATACGCttacagaggagcaggaggaattgGTATCTAAGCTCTCCCCAGAGATGGCAGAGAAATTCAAGAAAGCATTCACCAACGCCACTGCGAAAACAAACTGTGTCGAAAATAATCAGCTGGGAGTGACTGAGTCAAGTGCAGTAGAAGAATTGCCAGTTATTCTAATGCTGCTCAAGGTAACTGCCAATGCAGGACAAAGAATTGGAACCCTGATCGACTTGGCATCGGACACaaactacatcactcacagagctgCCAGAAGATTAAATCTTCGAAGTGAAAACATCACTTTAGTCGTTCATGGAGTCGGAGGAATGGCCATGAAGGTTAGAACCAGAAGATATCTCCTCAGAGTGAGGGTCAAAACGCCCATAGGCACGGAAAGAGCTCATGAGCTTATCTGCTATGGTTTGAATGAAATTGCCAAGGTCCACAGAGTCATCAAACCTGAGCAACTCAAGAAGTTCTTCCCAGAAGTCAATCTAGGAGATCTGAGTAGACCGGAGAGTATTGAGCTACTGATAAGCCACCGCGAAGGAAGACTTGCTCCGCAAAGAGTGAAGGTGATTGGAGACCTTGTCTTGTGGGAAGGCCCGCTAGGAAAGACTGTTGGTGGAGCACATCCAGATCTGTTTGAAGAAGTGGATATAGCCGCACACAGGTCTGAAACACACTTTGCTCGATCCATGAAAGCAACTGCTGTCAAATATCAAGAGATAGCTAAGCTGTTCACAGCTGAAACCAAAGGAACAGTTGCTCACAGAGAGTTCTTGGATTGGTGGAAGTGGGACAGCATTGGAGCAGCTTGCGACCCAAAGTGTGGAGGATGCCGGTGCGGCAACTGTCAACCAGGAGGCAAAGAAATGACtctgagtgaggaaagagagctgGAGATCATAAGGAAAGGCCTCACCTACATCAAAGCAGATGCTCACAGTGATGAACTCCATTGGGACACAAAATACCCTTGGATTCAAGATCCAAGTTCCCTTCCTGACAACAGGAGTGGGGTGGAAGCCACCTTCTTGAGAACAGAAAAGCAACTCAAAAAAGAGCCAGAGTGGAGAATAGCATACACAGCTCAAGTCCATGAAATGGTCGAGAGAAGAGCAGCGAAGAAACTCACCAAAGAGCTCATTGCCAGCTGGAAGGGGCCAGTATGGTATGTCAGCCACTTGGTGGCAGCAAACCTGCACTCTCTCACAACACCTGTGAGACTGGTATGGAACAGCAGCCAGAAGTTTAGAGGGGTCAGCATGAATGACCTTCTGCTGAAAGGGCCTGATGTCCTCAATCCCATCCGAGCAGTACTACTCAGGTTCAGGAGAGGCGTCAATGCTGCCCTCGGCGACATTAAGAAAATGTACAATTCTGTGTGGTTGGAAGACCTGGAGATGCACCTCCACAGATTTCTCTGGagagacactgaggaggaagagattgAAGAGTATGCGATCACCAGAGTCAATATTGGCGATCGACCAGCAGGGTGCATTGCGCAATTGGCTATGAGAGAGACAAGCAAACTGCCCATGTTTGCTCACCTGGAGGAGGAACGTAGGATCCTTGAAGAGGATACCTATGTCGATGACATCCTGACTTCCCATAATGACTTGCAAAAGCTGGACCAGAACACCAAAAGTGTTGAAGAGATCCTGAAGGCAGGCGGCTTCGTCCTCAAGCCCTGGGTCCGGTCAGATCAAAGTGGGAGGCAGGAGATCGTACCAGGAGAACAAGGAGCGCAGTCAAGCACAGCACTCATTCTCCCAAACCAAATGAGGGAAGGATACAATAAAGCCCTTGGAGTTGGATACCTTGTTGAGGAGGATAGACTGTACCTCATGACTTCAATCAATTTCTCAAAGAGGAAAGGGAAAATGAGAGTCGGCCAAAATCTCCTTGATGAAGAGGTGAGAGGGAAAACTCCAAACCCACTGACGAGAAGAGAACTGCTGAGCCAGGTAGCTAGCCTGTATGACCCAATAGGCCTCGTCACACCTGCCAAACAAAAGGGCGCCATTCTTGTCAGAAAGGCGTTTCAGGAAGCTGGAGGCAAAACTCTGAACCGAGACACTTGGGAAAAACCTTTGTCTGAAAATTTGAGGGAAGAAGCCATCCAATTCTTTGAGGAATACACACGTCTTGGCCAAATCACCTTTCACAGAAGCCTCACACCAGCCAACTGGATTGGAAAACCATGGGGAATAACATTCTCTGATGGAAGTGACAAGAGCTATGGAGCCGTAGTGTACTTAAGATGGGAGACCCAGCAAGGCATCAAAGTCAGACTGGTTGAATCCAAAGCAAAGCTCACACCATTGGACCAAAAGGGAGAACCAGTAAAAGCTGAAATCTGCGGTGCTGTCTATGCAGCACGACTTCGAAA AGTTGGAGAGATCCAGAAATCCACATCCATAGAAGACTGGTGGTGGATCCCAGGAAGCCTGAACAGTGCTGACATCATAACAAGAGGGGCAGCCCCAGAAGACCTCCAGGAAGATTCCATGTGGCAGGATGGACCAGCATTCCTGAGGAAACCTGTGAAAGAGTGGCCACATAAGTCAGCCAAAGAAATCGCTGCGTATGCCAAGGAAGGTATAAACAAACTTCGAAGGAAAGCTTTCTCAGCAGCACTGACCAGAGCGCAGGTCAAGAGAAACCAGAGTGATACACAGCAAAATAAACCAGATGAACCTAAGACTCGGATCCGAAGATCACCAGCCGGCTCTGCGGTAACAAAACTGATTGACATCAGGAAATTCAGCAATCTGACCAGGCTGATCCGAGTCATTGCCTGGGTTTGGAGAGCCGCAACGAGATGGAAAGAAATATTGACCAAGAATTCAGCCTCAGATAAGCCAAAGTGGGAGGACGCTCTTACAACAAACTGGAGGTACAGAGCCAAACAAGCTGTACTCACTGTCGGGGAGTGTGAGGATGCACTAAGAGACTTGTTCCTTGCAGCTCAAGAAGGTATAACCTTTCAAGATACCACTCTCAACAGACTCGCTGtttacagagataaagagactgGGCTCTTAGTTTGTGGAGGAAGGTTCCAGATCTTTGATGAGGACGAAACTGCCGTACCAATTCTACCATATGAGGCATGGATATCCACTCTCCTAGCTCAAGAGGCCCATGGTGCAAATCATGAAGAAATAGCAGGCACACTCCTCCGGATGAGGAAGAAAGCCTGGGTGATAAAAGGCCGGAAGCTGGCTAAAAAGAGAGTTGACAACTGTGTGGTGTGCAGAAAGGCCAGGGCCAGAAAGTGCCAACAGATCATGAGTGACCTTCCATCCGAGCGGATAACACCAGCCAGACCATTTGAGTACACAACAGTGGACTTATTTGGACCGTATGAAGTCAAGGACGAGGTGAAAAAGAAAACCAAGCTCAAGGTGTGGGGTATTGTCTTCTGTTGCATGGTATCCAGAGCTATACACACAGATGTTGTCAGTGACCAGTCGACGGAAGGCTTCCTACTGGCTTACCAAAGATTCACGGCACTGAGAGGGCACCCAAAGAAATTGTGGTCAGATCCTGGAAAGAACTTTGTGGGTGCCAGACCTGCCCTCAAAGAACTCTACATCTTCTTGGATCAACTAGGTAAATCTGAGCTTGAAAATGAAGCTTCCAAGCATGGGACAGAATGGAGCTGGAAAATCCACCCAGCAGACTCCCCTCACAGGAATGGAGCTGCAGAAGCAGCTGTTCGTACTGTGAAGCGGGCTTTGCACAACCTGGGAGGAGAAGGACTCTTCACATGGAGTGAGTTTCAAACATTTCTCTACACGGCTGCTAACCTTGCCAATGAAAGGCCCATAGATGCAAGAACTCAAAGCCGGGAGGACTGCATAGAATACATCAGCCCAAATTCCCTTCTGCTTGGACGGATTGGACCCAGAGGAGATCTTGGATGCTTTGATTTTGAAAGCTACCCATACAAAAGATTGAGAGCTATCCAAACAGAAGTTGACCGGTTCTGGAGGAAGtggagtcagttagctgggcccaaTCTATTCGTGAGGAGTAAATGGCACACAACACATAGGAATGCGGCTGTTGGAgatgttgtctggctggctgaccaAAATGCCTGGAGGGGTCACTACAAACTAGCCAGAGTCATCAGTGTCAACATTGACAAGAAGGGCATCGTCAGAGATGTGCATGTCAGAACTTTTCCCAGCTACCCAGTCCCAACTGTGAAGCCTGCTCAAGAGAAGTCAAAGACACTCTCAACTAAAATACCTGCTACAGTTCTTCATAGGGATGTCAGACGCATCATTGTTATACTTCCTGTTGAAGAAGGAAGAGCCTGA